One region of Sardina pilchardus chromosome 18, fSarPil1.1, whole genome shotgun sequence genomic DNA includes:
- the chrm3a gene encoding muscarinic acetylcholine receptor M3 — protein sequence MNANSTDPGLYLAPSIAEAAIYSEISSWTEVPGRDDNISSPLLHSFPNLTALVLQNGSSSSKAPGPQDDPLGGHTIWQVILIVFFTGLLSLITIVGNILVLVSFKVNRQLKSVNNYFLLSLAFADLIIGVISMNLYTTYIVMGHWVMGSWACDLWLAIDYVASNASVMNLLVISFDRYFSITRPLTYRAKRTTKRAAIMIALAWLVSLMLWAPAILFWQYFVGERTVPADQCYIQFLTEPIITFCTAMAAFYLPVTIMSILYWRIYKETENRSRELAGLQGSGGRGGSERPRFHLHSTGGSARSCSSFELSRPMQGRGSMLGLSGRFHCWSWRPGRWARGRGEGEQDHSSSDSWNNNDAGISADHSGSSDEEDSNAPAARAIFSIVLNLPGMKAAVNSQVTSCEDFDEASEEDPLRIGEEETTETDSVSQSVNNGSGRDGSGFQGFSTKMGKVQSMPAIQSSSAASDSTATAHTSTTTKSPSVPISFKEAALARRFAVRARNQITKRKRMSLVKEKKAAQTLSAILLAFIVTWTPYNIMVLVNTFCKECIPKSLWDIGYWLCYVNSTINPMCYALCNKTFRTTFKMILMCRWDKRRREGKQHLQQKQTVRFHKRLPRDST from the coding sequence ATGAATGCCAACAGTACAGACCCTGGCTTATATCTCGCCCCAAGCATAGCCGAAGCAGCCATTTACTCCGAGATCAGCTCCTGGACCGAGGTCCCCGGTAGAGATGACAatatctcctcccctctcctgcacTCCTTTCCCAACCTGACCGCCCTGGTGCTGCAGaacgggagcagcagcagcaaggcaCCGGGCCCGCAGGATGACCCTCTTGGGGGTCACACCATCTGGCAGGTCATTCTCATCGTGTTCTTCACCGGACTCCTCTCCCTGATCACCATCGTCGGAAACATCCTCGTCCTTGTGTCCTTCAAGGTCAACCGTCAGCTCAAGAGTGTGAACAACTATTTCCTGCTGAGCCTGGCTTTCGCGGACCTCATCATAGGGGTGATATCGATGAATTTGTACACCACCTACATCGTCATGGGGCACTGGGTCATGGGAAGCTGGGCGTGTGACTTGTGGCTGGCCATTGACTATGTGGCCAGCAACGCGTCCGTCATGAACCTACTGGTCATAAGCTTTGACCGTTACTTTTCCATCACCAGGCCACTGACTTACCGGGCCAAGAGAACCACCAAACGAGCAGCTATTATGATTGCTCTGGCGTGGTTGGTGTCTTTGATGCTCTGGGCCCCTGCCATACTGTTCTGGCAGTACTTTGTTGGGGAACGGACGGTTCCTGCAGATCAGTGCTACATACAGTTCCTGACAGAACCGATTATAACCTTCTGCACTGCCATGGCGGCTTTCTACCTGCCAGTGACGATCATGAGCATTCTGTACTGGAGGATttataaagagacagagaatcgATCCCGGGAGCTGGCGGGGCTCCAGGGTTCAGGGGGAAGGGGTGGCAGCGAGAGGCCGCGCTTCCACCTCCACTCCACCGGGGGGAGCGccaggagctgcagcagcttTGAACTGAGCCGACCGATGCAGGGACGCGGCTCCATGCTGGGACTCTCTGGGCGCTTCCACTGCTGGTCGTGGAGGCCTGGCCGCTGGGCCAGAGGCCGAGGCGAGGGCGAGCAGGACCACAGCAGCAGCGACAGCTGGAACAACAACGACGCCGGGATCTCCGCCGACCACTCGGGCTCGTCAGACGAGGAGGACAGCAACGCGCCCGCTGCGCGTGCCATCTTCTCCATCGTGCTGAACTTGCCAGGCATGAAAGCTGCCGTCAACTCACAGGTCACTTCCTGCGAGGATTTCGACGAGGCGTCAGAGGAAGATCCGCTTCGGATTGGGGAAGAAGAGACCACGGAGACGGACAGCGTCTCTCAGTCGGTCAACAACGGCAGCGGCAGGGACGGCAGCGGCTTTCAGGGCTTCTCCACCAAGATGGGCAAAGTCCAGTCTATGCCCGCCATACAGTCCTCATCCGCAGCCTCAGATTCCACTGCCACAGcccacaccagcaccaccaccaaatCACCCTCTGTGCCAATCTCTTTTAAAGAGGCAGCTCTGGCTCGACGCTTCGCTGTGCGAGCACGGAATCAGATCACCAAGCGCAAGCGCATGTCTCTGGTGAAGGAGAAGAAAGCGGCGCAGACACTGAGCGCCATCTTGTTGGCCTTCATAGTGACATGGACGCCGTACAACATCATGGTTTTGGTCAACACCTTCTGTAAAGAATGCATTCCAAAATCCCTGTGGGACATAGGTTACTGGCTGTGCTACGTCAATAGCACCATCAACCCCATGTGCTACGCCCTCTGCAACAAGACCTTCCGCACCACCTTTAAAATGATCCTGATGTGTCGCTGGGATAAGCGAAGGCGAGAAGGAAAACAGCATCTACAGCAGAAACAGACCGTCAGATTCCACAAAAGGTTACCCAGGGACTCCACATAG